In Deltaproteobacteria bacterium, the sequence CGTGCACCGCATCGGGCGCACCGCGCGGGCCGGCGCCTCGGGCATCGCGCTGTCGCTGTGCGACGACGAAGAGCGCGAGTTCTTGGTCGACATCGAGCGGCTCATGCAGCGCCACATCGACCGCGTCGAGCAGCACGCGTGGTCGGTCGCGCCGCCGCCCATGACCGACCTCGACCGTAGCCAGCGTCGCCCGGCCGCGTCCGCGCCGGCCCCCCGCCGGCGCGGTGGTGGTGGCGGTGGTGGTGGTGGTGGTGGACGTCGCGGCGGCGGTGGCCGTCGCGGCGGCGGCCCGCGCCGCGGCTAGCCGAGCGCGGTGCAGCGGCGCACGTGCACCGCTCAGCCCGGTAGCAACTGCTTGGCGATCTCCTCGAGCAGCTTGCGCCGCGCGCTGTCGCGGAAGAGCGCCGGATCGATGAGCCGGGTGCCTGCGCGTGCCGCATCGCGCTCCACCCCGCGCTTGCCGGACTTGTAGCCGATCGCGACCTTGCCGGGCTCGCCGCTGCCGGCCACGAAGATGTGCTCGAAGCGGCCGTCGTCGTCGGCGTCGTAGTAGGCCCACACCGCGCCGTTGGCGAAGCGAAGCGTCACCTCGGCATCGAACTTGCCGGCCTGGACCACCGCCAGCGGGCTCTGCTTGGCGCGCTTGCCCTTGAAGGTGTCGTCGTCGAGATCGATGAGCACCACCACGGCGTCGCGATCGAACACCGACAACACGCGGTTCCCGAAGCTGCCGATCGGCGAGACCCCGACCGCGGCGGTCGGCAGCGGCGGCGGGAACGAGCTGGCGTCGTCCGCAAGCGCCGCCCGCGGTGCGGTCGGGAAGCTGTTGGCGAGCATCGTCGCGAGCCGCTCGCCGCGCGCCTTGTCGTGGAGCAGCGCCGGGCGCAGCAGCAGGCGACCGAGGTGCTCGGTGGCGATCGCCAGCTTGCCGCCGGCGTCGATCGAGGCGGCACGCAGCGCGACGCCGCTGTCGATGGAGGCGCCCTCGAGCATGAGATCGTAGGCCCCGTCGTCGTTCGTGTCGTAGAAGACCCGGGTCGGCGACGACTGCACGACCATCACGTCGGCGTGGAGGCTACCCGCGCGGAGGGCACGCAGCACGGCCAAGTCGCCGCCGGGGCGCGGACCGCCCCGCGTGCGCGCCTTGCTCCGCGCGGCGATGGCGGCCAGCTTCGGGAGCACCTGTTGATCGACGTCGAACAGCACGCGCTTGTCGAGCCGCGTCTGCACGTCGAGGGTGTCGGGCACGCCGTCCTTCGAGCGGTCGTCGGTGCGTGCGGTGATGGCATGCACGCGATCGAGACCGGTGAGCTCGGACTGGCCGGTCGTCAGCGCGTCGACGAAGCGCTCGACCCCCGGACGCAGCGGCGCCTTCTCGAAGCGCTGCGCCAGATCCCGCAGCAGCACGCCGTCCAGCGCCGGCTCGCGGGTCGGCACCCCGCCGGCGAGGGTGTAGCCGCGGGTCTTGCCGCTCTCGCCGTCCTGCACCACGACGGTGTCGAAGGCCCCATCGTCGTTGGTGTCGAGGTACGCGAGGGTGTCGGCGACCGGCATCGCAAACGCCTGGGGCTTGCGGGGCAGTCGCGAGTTCCGCAGCATCGCCAGCTCGGCGTCGAACGCCCGCGAGCCCTGCACCTCGGCGGGGGTCGGCAGCGTCTTCACGCGACGGAAGCTGTTCTGATCGAGATCGCCGAAGGCGACCTGACAGGTGAGGTTCTCGCCGCAGGTGCCGGCGAAGGTCAGCGCGTCGACCTCACCGTCCTGATCGAAGTCGATGAGCTGCCCGAGCGTGCCCGCGCTGGTCCAGGGATCGGGCAGGAAGGTCTTGGCGGCCTCGGGGCGGTCCTTGGCGAAGTCGCGCAGCTCCTGGGCGTGGATGTGGAAGGCCAGCGAGCCCAGCGAGACGAACTGACTGAACGCGGTGCGGACGGCGACGTTGAGGCCGACCAACTCGCCGGTCGACTCGTCGACCAGCGGCCCGCCGCTGTCGCCGGGGAGGATCGAGCAGTCGGTCTGGATCTGTCGGCCCGCATCGGTGGCGGCCTTGCGGATGCCCTCCTCGATGCGTGTCTTCTCCTCGGCGGAGACGTCGCGCTGCATCTGCACGATCGCACTGACCTGATCGTCGAGCGTGCCGATGGCATTGATCGCGCAGCGCTTGATCGCCCAGCCGAGACCGACCCCAGCATTGCCGAGCGCGAACACGCGGGTGCCAGGGCGCGGATCGGTGGCGGCGATGCTCAGCGCCGGGAACTCGCGACCGTCGCCGCCGACCTTGAGCAGCGCCAGGTCACGCTTCTCGTCGATCGCCACCGCGACCGCGGTGAGCCGCTCGCCCGCCGTGATGCTGCCGTCGTCGTGGCGCAGCGGCAGTGTCACGCCCACACCGATTCCGAAGTCCTCGTTTCGCCCGGATGCGACCACGTGGTAGTTCGTCAGCAGATAGCCGCGCGGGTCGATGAACACGCCGGTACCCGCGCCCCACTCGGTGGTGATGAGCACGGTCGCGTCGAACGCGGCTGCCTGCAGCTGCTCGGGGGTGCGCGGCGTCGCCGTCGTGGCCGTGACCGGCTTGCTCGGTGCGGCCTTGGGCTCGGTCGGCGAGGTCGGGTTCGCGACCGCGCCGCGGTGGCAAGCGGACACGAGCGCGAGCGAGAGGATCGAGCGCAGGCGAGACGACGTCACGACCGCCAGAGCGTAGCAGCTCGAGCGCGGCCGGGGCCGTGGCTTCAGCCGTCCTTGCGGGCCAGCGCGGCGGCCTTCCAGAAGCCCTTCGCGACGTCCTTGTTGCGCGGCTTCTGCTTGCGGGCCTCGCCGTAGGCGTCCTTGGCCTCGCCGTAGCGACGCAGCGCCATCAACGACTCGGCCCGCAGCATCAGCGCCCGGAAGTCGCCGGGCGCGACGTTGAGCAGCTCGTCGGCGGTCGCGAGCACGGCCGCGTGATCCTTGTGGCGCTTGAGGATGCGCGCCTGCCCGAACAACGCGTCGGCCAGGCCCGTGCGAGCCTCGGGGTGCTCGGGCCACACCGCCACGAGATCGCGAAAGCCTTCGGCCGCCTCGGTCCACTGGCGACGCTCGAGACTCGCGATCGCGCCGGGGAGGATGTCGTCGGCGGCTTGCTGCCGCAGCTTGGCGATCGCAGCGTTGCCGGGCTCGGCGATGGCGAGGTTGGTGAGCGCAACCGCGAGGCTGCCCTCGGCCGGCTCGCGCCAGTGCTTGCCGACCACGGCCGCCTGGGCCAGGCCGAGCCAGTCTTCGTGGGGCGTCGGTGCCGGCGGCTCGATCGACGGCGTCGGCACCTTGGCCGCATCGTCGGGCCCGGGCGAGACCCGCGGGGGCGTGGCGTCCTCGCGCTCGGTGGGCTGCGGCCCGCGCCCGTGCTTCGTGTCGCCGCCGCTGGCGTCCTCGACCACGGGCGCCTCGCCCGGCTTGCGATCGTCGGGTGCATGCGTGCGCTCATCGAGCGTCGCGGGGTGTTCGTCCACCGCGGGCGACGGCTCGCCGCGGACACGGTCGAGCAACTCGGGTGCGACCGCGAGCAATGCAGCCGCGGCCACGAGCCCGCCCAACGCGACGAACAACAACGCCTTGCCTGCGGCGGCGGCAGCCGACGGGCGTCGGTGCGCCTCGGCGTCCTCGCGCCCCGACGGCGGCGCGGCCACGGGCGCGCGCGGGGGCGGAGCGATGACCGTGCGCTCGGGCTGCACGTACCCCGACGGCGGTGCGTCGATCGCTGCGATCGCAGCGCGGTGGAAGCTCGCCGATGCCGCCGGCGAGGGATCGTCGTTCATGCGCACGCCGTCGAGCGAGTCGCCTGCGGCCTGCAGGCCTAGCACGTTGGCGACTGCGCTCGCGCGGCCGTCGACCGCACGCGTGAGCTCGTACTCCAGCGCGCGCATCGACGGTGGACGCAGCGCGGAGGCCCGCGCGAGGCAACGGGCGATCACGTCGGCGAGCGGCTCCGGCAGCTCGGGCCGGTACGCGGTCGCCCGCACGGCCTCGCGGGCGCCCTTCTGCATCAGCACGTCGATCGCGTTGCGGCCCTCGAACGGCAGCCGCCCGGTGACCATCTCGAAGAGGATGCAGCCGACCGCGTAGACGTCGGACGCCACCGTCGCGTCGAGCCCAGCGCCCTGCTCCGGCGCCATGTAGTCGGGCGAGCCCATCACGAGGCCCGGCGAGGTGGTGGAGGCGTCGGCGTTGACGTGCTTGCAGATGCCGAAGTCGAGCACCTTCACGAAGTCGGGGTCCTTGCCGCGCGGCGTGAGGATGACGTTCTCCGACTTGAGATCGCGGTGGATGATGCCGACTTCGTGGGCAGCCGACAGCGCGCGGCAGATCTGTCGCGCGATGTGGACCGCGCGGCGGATCGCCAGCGGGCCCTGCTGGCGGATGGTCGCGCCGAGGTGCTGGCCCTCGAGCAGCTCCATCACCAGATAGACGTCGCCCGACTCGGTGGTGCCGATGTCGGTGACGTCGATGATGTTGGGGTGACCGGTCTGCGTGGCCGCGCGGGCCTCTCGCATGAAGCGCGTGATGATGTCGGCGTCACGCGTGTAGATCGAGTGCAGCACCTTGAGCGCGAAGGTCTTGCCCAGCGCCAGGTGGGTCACGCGGAACACCGCGCCCATGCCCCCGATGCCGATCAGCCCCTCGACCCGGTAGCGCTGCGCGACCACCTGCCCGACCCAGCTCTGGGCCGACTCGCGCAGCGACTTGGCGTTGGGCACCTGGGCCGGCCGGGCGCCGGGGGCATCGAGCTCGACGATGTCGGACTCGCCGAGGGTGATGGTCGAGTTCGCGGTGCGGGTCGCCGGCGGTCCGCCCTCGAGCGCGATGACGTCGCTGATGCTGATGGCCTCGCTGTCGCTGGCGCGGGCCCGCAGGTCCTTGAAGTCCTGCTGCGCCAGCTGGGCGTAGTCACGCCCCTCGACCTTGTACTCGCGCGCGAAGATCTCGCGCATGAACTCGGAGATGCGATCGGCGTCGCACGAGGGGAAGTCGCGCGCGAGGATCTCCGACAACGCGACGCGGAACTCGCCCGCGGTCTGATAGCGCTCGGCCGGGTCGGCGGCGAGTGCCTGCAGCAGCACGTCGTCGAGTCCGACCGGGATGCCGGGCACCAGCTCCGAGGGCGCGCGCACGCTGGGGTTGCGCACGGCGGCCAGCGCCTCTTGGTGGGTGCGGTTGTTCGAGGGGAACAGCTGCCGCCCCGTCAGCAGCTCCCACAGCACGATGCCGCAGGCGTAGATGTCCGTGCGACGATCGGCCGGCAGGCCCTTGGCCTGCTCGGGCGAGAGGTAGCTGTAGCGCCCGAACACCACGCCGGGGCTGGTCATCTCGCGCTTGATGGCGCTCTTGGCCAGGCCGAAGTCGGTCAGCTTCACCTCGCCGCGGTAGCCCATCAGGAGGTTGGGCGGCGAGATGTCGCGATGCACGAGGTCGAGCCCCATCGCGTCGTGCACGTAGCTCAGCCCGCGCAACACCTCGCGCACGACGTGCATCGCGACGTCGACGGGGATGCGACGGTGGAGCTGGGCGCAGCGGTTCCACACCGCGCGCAGGTCCTTGCCCTCGACCAGCTCCATCGCGAGGTAGTACTCGTCGTTGACGCGGCCGGCGTCGAACACCTGCACCAAGTTGGCGTGGTTGAGCCGCACCACCACCTTGGCCTCGTCGAGGAAGCGGCGGTGCACGCCAGCGTCGTCGAGGTTGTGCAGCACCTTCTTGACGACGCACGGCTTCTCGAAGCCACGCTCACCGGCGGCGGCGAGGAACAGCTCGCCCATGCCGCCGCGCGCCATCTGCCGCACGAGCACGTACTTGCCGAAGAGCTGGGGGAAGCCGTCGGCCGACGAGCCCGACCCCGCCCGCGACTGGCTCGGGACACTCACGACTGGGGGACTATAGCAACTAAGTCAGGCGGGAAGCTCGATGTCGACGCGCAGGGGCTCGGGTTGCCCGGGCGCCATGGCGGCCGGACGCGGCGACGGCACGCCGCGCGCCGCCGGGTCCGGGTCGTCGTGGTGCGTGGCATCGACGTGCAGCGGATGGGTCACCGAGGGCGATCCCGAACGTCGAACGCGCAGGACGTAGTCGCCGGGCATGGCCTGCTCGACCCGCACCCGCCCCTGCGCATCGGTCACGGCGCCGCGGAACGGGCCTCCGTCCACGCGCACGCCCGGCGCGGGCACGCCCGCGAGCAGCACGCGAACCTCCACGTCGGGGCCCGCCGCCGGCGTCTGGCCCACCAGCTCGACGTCGTCGCCCGGTCGCACGGCACTCGCGGTCGCGATCTCGACCCCGTCCTGCAGCACCCGCAGGTCGTAGGGCCCCGCACCGAGCGACTCGAACGCGAAGCTGTCGCCCTGCACGTCCGCCTCGTGCTGCTCGAGCACGACGCCATCCTCACCCGCTCCCGTCGGCCGAGCGATCACGTGGGCACGCGGGTAGGTGTGCCCGTCGGCGCCGATCAAGCGGCCACTCAAGGTGTCGGCCGGGGCTCCCAGCCGCAGCGCGGGGGCCTCGCGATCGAGGCCGGGCGTCAGCTCGAGCTCGAGCTGGGCCGGCGCGAAGCCCTCGGCGCTGGCGGCCACCCACAGATGGTCGTGCAACGGCAACACACTGTCGTCGCAGCCGCCACTCACCTCGGTGCAGGGATCGCACGGCGCCCGCTCGACCAGCGCGATCGACCACTGACCGTCGGCATCGGTGGTGGTCGAGCGCGAGACCGTCGGCATCATGCCCTCGGGGTCGGCGTCGTCGCCGGGCCGCAGCGACACCCGGGCCCCCGCGATCGGTGCACCGCCGCGATCGACGACCTCGCCGTGCAGCCGCGCCAAGCCGACCGCCTGCAGCACCGTGGGCTCGCCGATGCGCAGCACCCACGGCTGCGCCGGCCGCAGCGCGGGATGGTGGAGCTCGGCACAGATCACACCGAAGCAGCCCGGCGCGGCGAAGCGCCCCTCGTCGTCGAGCGCCACGCTCGAGCGCGGGATCGCGACGACCTCGTCCTCGACCAGGCACCGCAGCGAGATGCGGCCGTCGTCGACCGGCTCGCCGAACTCGTCGACGACCTGCCCGAGTACGCGCCGGCTCGCGGAGTCATTGCTGCGCGCGCCGACGCCGGTGCGACCGTCGACCGGCTCGCCCTCGCTGTCACCGACAGCGAGCGCCTCGTCGATCGCGGCGCGTCGCGAACGCTCGGCACGGGCGCGCAGCCACGACCACGCCAGCGCGGCCACGACCACGACCACCGCCGCCGCCGCGACCGCGCGCCACCTCAACTGCCGTCGCCCCCGCGCATGATCGCATCGGCGCGCTCACGGGCATCGGCGAGCACGGCGTCGACCATCGCGTCGACCTCCGCCGCCACCCGCGACAACCCGGCCGCGTCGGCGGTCGCGGGCCCGCGTCCGAGCGCGTAGACCTTGGCCTTGGGCTCGGTGCCGCTGGGTCGCACCACCAGGCGACAGGCCAGCGCACCGCGGCTCTGCAGCTCGAACACGAGCACGTTGCCGGGGAGGTCGCGCACGCGACTGCCGGTCGCGCGGGGGCGGCTGCGATCCTCGACGCCGATCACGTCGAGCCCCCCGATGCTCCGCGGCGGCTCGTCACGCCAGCGCTGCATGAGCCCGGAAATCGCCTCGCGCCCGCGCGCGCCGTAGGCGTAGAGGTTCGCGGTGCGCTCGCGGTGATAGCCGTGCTGCATGAAAATGGCGTCGAGCTGGCCGTGCAGCGTGCGCCCCTGCTGCTTCGCCCACGCCGCGCACTCCGCCAGCAACAACGCTGCGACGGCACCGTCCTTGTCGTGGACGTCGTTGCCGCGCATGTAGCCGTGGGACTCCTCGCACGCGAACACCAGCGGCCGGCTGGGGAACTCGTCGAGCATGCCGGCGTGGTGCTTGAAGCCGACCAGCAAGTCGTCGACCACGTCGACGCCGGCGGCCTTCGCCATCGTCGCGATGATCGGCGAGGTCACCAGCGTGCACAGCACCCAGCCGTCGGCCGGCAGGCTCGCGTGGCGCAGCACGTGATCGAGCATGAGCGCGCCCAGGCGGTTGCCGTCGATGAACTCGAAGTCGCCGCTCGAGTTGCGCGCCGCGGCGCCGAGGCGATCGGCATCGGGGTCGGTCGCGAGCGCCAGATCGGCGCCGTCGCGCTGCGCCTGGGCGATCACCAGCGCCAGCGCGTCGGGGACCTCGGGGTTGGCGCTCGCGACGGTGCCGAACGCTCCGCCGTCGGGCAGCTGCGCGGGCACCACCGCGACCGCCACACCGGCGCGTCGCAGCAGCGGCAGCACGGCGGTGTGGCCGACCCCGTGCAGCGGTGTGAAGGCGATCGACACCGCCGCGGCCGCGGCGGCCTCGCGCCAGACGCCCTGCGACCACACCGAGTCGTGGTAGGGCCCGTCGAAGGCTGCGATGCCGTCGCCGACGGCGATCTGCACCCGCGACGCGTCGTCGGGGCCCGAGGGCTGCAACGGTCGGGCCATGGCCGCGGTGATGGCGGTCATGAGCGCGCGATCGCGGGCGCCCAACACCTGTGCGCCGTCGCTTCCATAGATCTTGATGCCGTTGTCGCCCGGCGGGTTGTGACTGGCCGAGATCACCACCCCCGCGCCGCACTCCCGCGCGCGCACCCAGTACGAGAGCTGCGGCGTCGGTCGGGCTTCGTCGAGCAGGATCACCTCGAGGCCGCACGCCGCGAGCTGCTGCGCGGCCGCGTGGGCGAACGTGCGGCTGTGGGTCCGCGTGTCGTAGGCGATCACGACGCGACGGGGCGCGGCCTCTTGGGCGACGAGATCGGCGACGCCCTGCGCGGTCTCGCGGATCACGGTCTCGTTCATCCGGTTGGGGCCAGGCCCGACCTCACCGCGACGGCCGCCGGTGCCGATCGGCAGCGGCCCCGCGAACGCGTCCTCGAGATCGGCCAGTGCGGCCGCGTCCCCGGAGCCGGCGGCGGCGAGGCGTGCACGGAGGATCGCACGGTCGTCGGCGTGCCGCGGATCCTCGAACCACGCGCGCAGGCGTCCCAACCACCCCGCGCCGGCGTCGCCGTCGGCGGTACCACGTGCGGCCAGGCTGGCCGGGACCACGAGGGTCGCGTCGTCGGGCTCGATGGCCGGATGCACTCCGGGAGGTCGCTGCGTCATCGTGGGCCGCATCTTAGCGGCGCGCCCACGCCTTGGGGGAGACCCATCGCAACGCGACGTGGGCGCGCAGAGCACCGGCGCGCTGCACGTGGTGCAACCGCGACCACGCGCCGGTGGTGCCCTCGCCGACATCGCGACCACGCGCACGGGTGAAATCCGTCGGGGTACTCGTGCGTTCGCAGCCGAGCCGGCGGACGCGCGCCCCGGCCAACCCACTCGAGTCACCCCAACGCGGACCCCCACGTCGAGCCCATCACGACGTGGCCAACGCGACGAACCACCCCCGCGCGTTGCACCGAAGACCACGTCGACGAGGGGACCGAATCACAGAGCCACACGCGTCGTTCTGTGGAACAATGAGGGAAGCTCGCTGTCCCTCGTCGTCATCTCGACCGCCCCCCGAGTGACGGCCCCCATCCGGGGAGCGAAGGAGCCATCATGCGTCAACCACTGTATCTCCGTCTGCGACCGTTCCTTCGCCGAGAGCTGCGCGCCAAGCTGGTCTCCGCGGTGGTCACGATCCTCGTGTTGTCCGGGCTGGCGTGGCTGGGCATATCGGCACTGACCGGTATCGACAGCCGCGAGGCCCACATGCTGCGGGTCTCGCTCGGCATCGAGTCCGCGTCTGCGGTCTGCGGTGCGCCGGGCGGTCCGGCCTGCGCCTACGAGGATCGCGAGCAGGCGCGGGTCGACGCCAAGTTCGAGCACGAGCGACGTCTGCGACTGGCCGTGCTCGAGGAGCTCTCGCGCCGGATCGCCAGCGCCAACGCGCGGCTCGACGAGGCCGCCGAGCTGGCCAACGGCGCCAAGCTCAGCCCGCGCACGGGCGCGCTACAGGGCGACACCGTCGCGCTGCGGCGGGCGCTCTCGATGGCGGCGGTGGATCTGCGGCCGGCCACGGTGACCTCGGTCGAGGGGCGACGCGAGCGACTGTTGTGGGCGCTCGACGTGGAGATGCCCGAGCTCCCGGGTGACTGCCGCGCGATCGATTTCGACGGCGTGGGTTGGGTCGGCGGCTGTGATCTCACCCGCGACGGCATGCCCCAGCCGCGCAGCGATCAGCGGCGCCTGCTGCTCGAGCAGATCGCCATCGAGCGCGCCACGCTGACCGATGTCGCCCGCCGCGTCGACGCGCTGACCCAGCGCGACGGCGGCGAGCAGGGCGGAGGCACCGGCGGCCGCGTCGAGTTGATCGCCGAGCTGCTGCCCCAGCGCACCACGCCGACCGACTACGCCGAGCGCATGGCGGTCGCGACCTGGCTGGCGATCGGTGGCGTCGAGGACGAGTGGGGCGACGAGGGCACCAGCAGCCTCACCGGTCTGGCCCGTCGTTCCGGCGTGGGTGAGGTCGGCGACGGCGTCGCGACCATGGCCCGCAACCACGTCGACGAGCTCGCCCGCGCGGTGCAGGACTCGGGCGCTGCGGTGTGGTACGGCGGCTGGCTGCTGCAGGGCAGCGAGTCCATGGCCCTCACGAAGCCGTCGATCCGCTACCGCGCGCCGGTCAGCGACGACACCCGCGTGCGACTGTTCGGCAGCGTCCTCATGATGCTCGGCACGCTGTTGCTGGTGGTGGTCGGGCCGACCGTCACCGCGACCACGACCGCCCGTGAGCGCGAAGCCGGCACGCTGCCGGTGCTGCGCATGACCGGGCTCTCGGCCGGTGACCTCGCGATGGCGATGACCATCGGGCCCAACGTCTACGCGCTGGTGGCGGGCCTCGGCCTGGTCACCGTCGCGGGCGGCATGTTGGCGTCGACGATCGGCCTGTTCGCAACCTTGTCGTTGATGGGCTGCGTGCTCGGCTTCGCCGCGGTCACCTACCTGACGGCGATCGGCCTCGGCGACGCGCTCGGCCAGCGGGTCAACGCGCTGGTGGTCGGCGGCCTGCTCGGCTTCGCCGTGCTGGTGCCGGGGCTCATCGGCACCACCATGCTGGTCGGCGACATGGCGGCGACCGGCCTGCTGCTCGGGCCCCTGCCCGCCGCACTCGCCAGCACCGTGGCGCACTCGGGCCTGCCGTACGGGGGCATGCTCCGCCACCCCGGCGAGCTCGTGATGCCGATGATGGGCTACGCCTTCGTGACCCAGTTCATGCTGGGCGTGATGTGCCTGACCTCGTGGCGACGCCGCGTCGAGCAGCCATGGGCGCCGCTGTTCCGCCCCATCGAGGGCGCGGCGCTCGGGCTCGCCAGCGTCGGCTGCAGCGCGCTGACGCTGCTCGACCTCAGCGAGCAGATCCACGTGCAGACCTACGACCAGGTCAACCTCGTCACCTTCGTGGCGACCGGCTTCCTCATGCCGGTGCTGGGATGGCTGCTGGTGTCGAGCCTCGTGCGGCCGGCCCGTGCCGCGGCGGTCGCCAGCTACCAGGAGGTGCGGCGCGCGTTCGGCCGCTTCCAGCTGGCGGTGGTGCTCACCGCGGCGGCGCTGGCCTCGGCGTACGCCCTCGTGCTCGATCGCTCGGGCCTCGGCAACGAGAAGTCCGAGATCATGTGGGCCACCATCGCGCAGGGCCTGCTGGTGGCCGAGACCGCGGTCGCGACCCTGTTGCTGGCCTCGCGCAAGCGCGACGGACGACATCGCGTGCTCATCGTCGGTGCGGTCGTGGTGATGCTGCAGCTGGCGTTCACCGGTGCGGTCTACAACCTCGAGGTCGAGTTCGTGGCGATGACCCAGTCGTCGGCGCACCCTCTGCTGGTCGGTATGGACGCCTCGGCCTACTGGATCGCATTCATGGTGGTGCTGTGGGCCGCTGGCCTCGGCCTGGTGATCGCCGCACTGCTGCGCGAGCGTGATCGCACCGAGGGGGTCGACGCCTCGAGTGCCGACGCCGAACCGGGCGAGGGCGAGGGCGAAGGCGAAGAGCCGGAGCGCTGGCTGCACTGAGCCCTGGGCCCCAAGGCGAGGTTCGGTGCCCCCGAACGCCCGCCAGGGCCGCACCCCGTGCGCCCCCCGACCGGATGAGGGGGGCCCAGCCGCGACGGACCCGACTGCGCACCGCGATCCCCCGTGATCGCCGTTCGCAGCCGGGTCCGCGGCGTTCGTGCTGGTTCCCACGTCCGCGTGTGCGCAAAGCCGACGGCACCGGTCGGCAAACCGGCGACCCGCGTTGTCCAAGGCCCGGTCGCTCGGCATGATGCGGCGACGGGGGTGCTTGGCCTATGCGCAACTTGATGATCTCGACCATCGTCGCGGGCTCGCTCGCGGGCTGCGGCAGCGACCGCGACGAGGGCAACCAGTCGGGCAGCGGCGTGACGCTGACCACGGCGACCACAATCACGAGCGCGGGCTCCGACAGCACCGGCGA encodes:
- a CDS encoding protein kinase — encoded protein: MSVPSQSRAGSGSSADGFPQLFGKYVLVRQMARGGMGELFLAAAGERGFEKPCVVKKVLHNLDDAGVHRRFLDEAKVVVRLNHANLVQVFDAGRVNDEYYLAMELVEGKDLRAVWNRCAQLHRRIPVDVAMHVVREVLRGLSYVHDAMGLDLVHRDISPPNLLMGYRGEVKLTDFGLAKSAIKREMTSPGVVFGRYSYLSPEQAKGLPADRRTDIYACGIVLWELLTGRQLFPSNNRTHQEALAAVRNPSVRAPSELVPGIPVGLDDVLLQALAADPAERYQTAGEFRVALSEILARDFPSCDADRISEFMREIFAREYKVEGRDYAQLAQQDFKDLRARASDSEAISISDVIALEGGPPATRTANSTITLGESDIVELDAPGARPAQVPNAKSLRESAQSWVGQVVAQRYRVEGLIGIGGMGAVFRVTHLALGKTFALKVLHSIYTRDADIITRFMREARAATQTGHPNIIDVTDIGTTESGDVYLVMELLEGQHLGATIRQQGPLAIRRAVHIARQICRALSAAHEVGIIHRDLKSENVILTPRGKDPDFVKVLDFGICKHVNADASTTSPGLVMGSPDYMAPEQGAGLDATVASDVYAVGCILFEMVTGRLPFEGRNAIDVLMQKGAREAVRATAYRPELPEPLADVIARCLARASALRPPSMRALEYELTRAVDGRASAVANVLGLQAAGDSLDGVRMNDDPSPAASASFHRAAIAAIDAPPSGYVQPERTVIAPPPRAPVAAPPSGREDAEAHRRPSAAAAAGKALLFVALGGLVAAAALLAVAPELLDRVRGEPSPAVDEHPATLDERTHAPDDRKPGEAPVVEDASGGDTKHGRGPQPTEREDATPPRVSPGPDDAAKVPTPSIEPPAPTPHEDWLGLAQAAVVGKHWREPAEGSLAVALTNLAIAEPGNAAIAKLRQQAADDILPGAIASLERRQWTEAAEGFRDLVAVWPEHPEARTGLADALFGQARILKRHKDHAAVLATADELLNVAPGDFRALMLRAESLMALRRYGEAKDAYGEARKQKPRNKDVAKGFWKAAALARKDG
- a CDS encoding trypsin-like peptidase domain-containing protein — encoded protein: MTSSRLRSILSLALVSACHRGAVANPTSPTEPKAAPSKPVTATTATPRTPEQLQAAAFDATVLITTEWGAGTGVFIDPRGYLLTNYHVVASGRNEDFGIGVGVTLPLRHDDGSITAGERLTAVAVAIDEKRDLALLKVGGDGREFPALSIAATDPRPGTRVFALGNAGVGLGWAIKRCAINAIGTLDDQVSAIVQMQRDVSAEEKTRIEEGIRKAATDAGRQIQTDCSILPGDSGGPLVDESTGELVGLNVAVRTAFSQFVSLGSLAFHIHAQELRDFAKDRPEAAKTFLPDPWTSAGTLGQLIDFDQDGEVDALTFAGTCGENLTCQVAFGDLDQNSFRRVKTLPTPAEVQGSRAFDAELAMLRNSRLPRKPQAFAMPVADTLAYLDTNDDGAFDTVVVQDGESGKTRGYTLAGGVPTREPALDGVLLRDLAQRFEKAPLRPGVERFVDALTTGQSELTGLDRVHAITARTDDRSKDGVPDTLDVQTRLDKRVLFDVDQQVLPKLAAIAARSKARTRGGPRPGGDLAVLRALRAGSLHADVMVVQSSPTRVFYDTNDDGAYDLMLEGASIDSGVALRAASIDAGGKLAIATEHLGRLLLRPALLHDKARGERLATMLANSFPTAPRAALADDASSFPPPLPTAAVGVSPIGSFGNRVLSVFDRDAVVVLIDLDDDTFKGKRAKQSPLAVVQAGKFDAEVTLRFANGAVWAYYDADDDGRFEHIFVAGSGEPGKVAIGYKSGKRGVERDAARAGTRLIDPALFRDSARRKLLEEIAKQLLPG
- a CDS encoding carboxypeptidase regulatory-like domain-containing protein, producing the protein MRWRAVAAAAVVVVVAALAWSWLRARAERSRRAAIDEALAVGDSEGEPVDGRTGVGARSNDSASRRVLGQVVDEFGEPVDDGRISLRCLVEDEVVAIPRSSVALDDEGRFAAPGCFGVICAELHHPALRPAQPWVLRIGEPTVLQAVGLARLHGEVVDRGGAPIAGARVSLRPGDDADPEGMMPTVSRSTTTDADGQWSIALVERAPCDPCTEVSGGCDDSVLPLHDHLWVAASAEGFAPAQLELELTPGLDREAPALRLGAPADTLSGRLIGADGHTYPRAHVIARPTGAGEDGVVLEQHEADVQGDSFAFESLGAGPYDLRVLQDGVEIATASAVRPGDDVELVGQTPAAGPDVEVRVLLAGVPAPGVRVDGGPFRGAVTDAQGRVRVEQAMPGDYVLRVRRSGSPSVTHPLHVDATHHDDPDPAARGVPSPRPAAMAPGQPEPLRVDIELPA
- a CDS encoding phospho-sugar mutase — translated: MTQRPPGVHPAIEPDDATLVVPASLAARGTADGDAGAGWLGRLRAWFEDPRHADDRAILRARLAAAGSGDAAALADLEDAFAGPLPIGTGGRRGEVGPGPNRMNETVIRETAQGVADLVAQEAAPRRVVIAYDTRTHSRTFAHAAAQQLAACGLEVILLDEARPTPQLSYWVRARECGAGVVISASHNPPGDNGIKIYGSDGAQVLGARDRALMTAITAAMARPLQPSGPDDASRVQIAVGDGIAAFDGPYHDSVWSQGVWREAAAAAAVSIAFTPLHGVGHTAVLPLLRRAGVAVAVVPAQLPDGGAFGTVASANPEVPDALALVIAQAQRDGADLALATDPDADRLGAAARNSSGDFEFIDGNRLGALMLDHVLRHASLPADGWVLCTLVTSPIIATMAKAAGVDVVDDLLVGFKHHAGMLDEFPSRPLVFACEESHGYMRGNDVHDKDGAVAALLLAECAAWAKQQGRTLHGQLDAIFMQHGYHRERTANLYAYGARGREAISGLMQRWRDEPPRSIGGLDVIGVEDRSRPRATGSRVRDLPGNVLVFELQSRGALACRLVVRPSGTEPKAKVYALGRGPATADAAGLSRVAAEVDAMVDAVLADARERADAIMRGGDGS